A single window of Pectobacterium parmentieri DNA harbors:
- the rbsB gene encoding ribose ABC transporter substrate-binding protein RbsB produces MNMKKLATLVSAVALSATVSANALAKDTVALVVSTLNNPFFVSMKEGAQKEADKLGYELIVLDSQNNPAKELANVQDLTVRGTKVLLINPTDSDAVGNAIKMANQAKIPVITLDRVASSGEVVSHVASDNAFGGKVAGDFIAKKLGEGAKVIQLEGIAGTSAARERGAGFMKSAEKNKFAMLASQPADFDRTKGLNVMQNLLTAHPDVQAVFAQNDEMALGALRALQTAGKTDVLVVGFDGTQDGVKAVESGKLAATVAQRPDQIGVIGIETAAKVLKGEKTQAIIPVDLKLVAK; encoded by the coding sequence ATGAATATGAAAAAGCTGGCTACTCTGGTTTCCGCTGTTGCGCTGAGCGCGACTGTCAGTGCTAATGCCTTGGCCAAAGATACGGTTGCTCTGGTGGTTTCTACGCTGAATAACCCGTTCTTTGTTTCCATGAAAGAGGGGGCACAGAAAGAAGCCGATAAACTGGGTTATGAGTTGATTGTGCTGGATTCCCAGAATAACCCTGCGAAAGAATTGGCTAACGTTCAGGATTTAACGGTTCGTGGCACCAAAGTTTTGCTGATCAACCCGACTGACTCTGATGCGGTAGGCAATGCAATCAAAATGGCCAATCAGGCCAAGATCCCGGTTATTACGCTGGACCGTGTCGCTAGCAGCGGTGAAGTCGTCAGTCACGTTGCTTCTGATAACGCTTTCGGCGGTAAAGTTGCCGGTGATTTCATTGCCAAAAAATTGGGCGAAGGTGCCAAAGTGATTCAGTTGGAAGGGATTGCAGGAACCTCTGCTGCGCGTGAGCGAGGGGCGGGTTTCATGAAATCTGCTGAGAAAAATAAATTCGCTATGCTGGCAAGCCAACCGGCTGACTTCGATCGTACTAAAGGGCTGAACGTGATGCAGAACCTGCTGACCGCACACCCTGACGTTCAGGCGGTATTTGCACAGAATGATGAAATGGCGTTAGGCGCACTGCGTGCACTACAAACCGCAGGCAAAACCGATGTGCTGGTTGTGGGCTTTGACGGTACTCAAGACGGCGTGAAAGCCGTTGAGTCAGGCAAGCTGGCTGCTACGGTGGCTCAGCGTCCAGACCAGATCGGCGTAATCGGTATCGAAACGGCTGCGAAAGTGCTGAAAGGCGAAAAAACGCAGGCCATCATTCCGGTTGACCTGAAGTTGGTAGCAAAATAA